The genomic window ACCAGAGAATGATGCGCCAGCCCATTATAACGGCGAATACGGCATCAAGGACCGCTTGCATCACGTCCTGATCCTGACCGAAGATTTTGACAGCGCGCAAAAGGCTCTGGATGATGTCGGGGCCGAAACGATTGTCTCTGGGTTATTTGGCGGCTCACGGGTCGTTTATGCTGACCCCGGCGCGGGGGAAGGCGGCTTGGTCGAAGTGCTCGAAGTTAATGAGGACACCAAGGGCTTGTTCGCCATGATGCAAGATGCGGCGAAAAACTGGGACGGCACCGATCCCATCCGCAGCCTTTCGTAACTTTACAACTTTCGCTTGAAGGCGACGCGTTCATTGGCCTGTCACGGCCAAGTTGAACAATTGCGCCATTCCCGATAGAAG from Erythrobacter sp. SCSIO 43205 includes these protein-coding regions:
- a CDS encoding VOC family protein; amino-acid sequence: MPKPGSIAAIGDIAQLAYVPTDFEGTLEYWTKTMGVGPFFMFENIALDEMKYRGKPTDARFTVAIGYWGDVQIELVKPENDAPAHYNGEYGIKDRLHHVLILTEDFDSAQKALDDVGAETIVSGLFGGSRVVYADPGAGEGGLVEVLEVNEDTKGLFAMMQDAAKNWDGTDPIRSLS